A DNA window from Buttiauxella agrestis contains the following coding sequences:
- a CDS encoding DUF4310 family protein: protein MEENKGFWYADWSFPIFVGLLSSGVFAGTHMYYLYGIGAFNEVAFVSMLRAGIDTGVYGAVAAFGASFLFARIIEGSLVGILDIGGAIQTGVGLGVPALLLGAGIIFPVANFAASLATGLVIGLAIGYLIILARKFTINQSNSTYGADVMMGAGNASGRFLGPLIILSAMAASIPIGIGSLIGSLLFYLWNKPITGGAILGAMLFGAFFPIAL, encoded by the coding sequence ATGGAAGAGAATAAAGGTTTTTGGTACGCCGACTGGTCTTTCCCGATTTTTGTTGGCCTGCTTTCATCCGGCGTGTTCGCCGGGACACACATGTATTACCTCTACGGAATCGGCGCATTTAACGAAGTAGCGTTTGTTTCCATGCTGCGTGCCGGAATCGACACCGGCGTGTATGGCGCAGTCGCAGCATTTGGTGCCAGCTTCCTGTTTGCCCGCATCATTGAAGGTTCGCTGGTCGGGATTCTGGACATCGGCGGGGCGATTCAAACCGGTGTCGGGCTTGGCGTTCCTGCGCTGTTGCTGGGCGCCGGGATTATCTTCCCGGTCGCTAACTTCGCCGCTTCTTTAGCAACTGGATTGGTGATTGGCCTGGCGATTGGTTATCTGATCATTCTTGCGCGTAAATTCACCATCAACCAAAGCAACTCTACTTACGGTGCTGACGTGATGATGGGCGCGGGTAACGCATCCGGCCGCTTCCTTGGCCCGTTAATTATCCTCAGCGCGATGGCCGCCTCGATTCCAATTGGTATCGGCTCCTTGATTGGTTCGCTGCTGTTTTACCTGTGGAACAAACCGATTACCGGCGGCGCAATTCTTGGCGCGATGCTATTTGGCGCTTTCTTCCCGATTGCTTTGTAG